A window of the Roseburia sp. 831b genome harbors these coding sequences:
- a CDS encoding AEC family transporter, which produces MENFIFSVNVTIPIFLVMVIGWGLKQIGMLNDDFVTVANRFNFKVTLPFMLFRDISSVDIREVFDLKYVLFCALASTACFWLIWGGTKLFLKEKSMRGAFVQASFRSSAAVMGLAFIQNIYGSSAMGPLMIVSAVPLYNIYSVIVLTFEADAEKNERNTDKIKQACINILKNPIIIGIFLGLVMALLSFELPTILTKTINSVAQMATPLALVVIGAGFEGRKALAKLKPTIAASLIKLVIQPLLLLPVAAMLGFTGEKMIAILIMLASPTTPSCFIMAKSMKNDGTLTASIIVMTTLLAAFTLTGWIYILKTTGLI; this is translated from the coding sequence ATGGAAAATTTTATTTTCAGCGTGAATGTGACAATCCCGATTTTTCTTGTGATGGTAATCGGGTGGGGTTTAAAGCAGATTGGAATGTTAAACGATGACTTTGTGACGGTGGCGAACCGTTTTAACTTCAAGGTCACGCTTCCGTTCATGCTGTTTCGGGATATTTCAAGTGTTGATATCCGGGAAGTGTTTGACCTAAAATATGTTCTTTTTTGTGCACTCGCGAGTACGGCGTGTTTCTGGCTGATTTGGGGCGGTACCAAATTATTTTTAAAAGAAAAATCAATGCGCGGTGCATTCGTGCAGGCATCCTTCCGAAGCAGTGCAGCGGTAATGGGACTTGCTTTTATTCAAAATATTTATGGAAGTTCTGCGATGGGACCGCTTATGATTGTAAGTGCAGTGCCGCTTTACAATATCTACTCCGTGATTGTGCTTACGTTTGAAGCGGATGCCGAGAAAAATGAACGCAATACAGATAAAATCAAGCAGGCCTGCATCAATATTTTAAAGAATCCAATTATCATTGGAATTTTTCTTGGACTTGTTATGGCGTTGCTGTCGTTTGAACTGCCGACCATTCTTACGAAGACAATCAATTCCGTGGCACAGATGGCAACACCGCTTGCGCTTGTCGTGATTGGTGCAGGATTCGAGGGAAGAAAGGCTCTTGCAAAATTAAAGCCGACCATCGCAGCATCCTTGATAAAACTTGTGATTCAGCCACTTCTTCTTTTGCCGGTGGCAGCAATGTTAGGTTTTACCGGAGAAAAAATGATTGCAATTTTAATCATGCTTGCCTCACCGACGACACCGAGCTGCTTTATCATGGCAAAAAGTATGAAAAATGATGGAACACTGACCGCCAGCATCATCGTTATGACAACGCTTTTAGCGGCATTCACGCTGACCGGCTGGATTTATATTCTAAAGACAACAGGACTGATTTAA
- a CDS encoding dihydrofolate reductase — protein sequence MNLIVAVDKNWAIGLKNKLLVSIPADMKFFRETTTGKVVVMGRKTLESFPNGLPLKNRTNIVLTHDKNYAVNGAIMVHSLDELHEELKKYNSEDIYVIGGEGVYRQLLDECDVAHVTRIDYEFEADAYFPNLDEKPEWKVTGESDEQTYFSLEYYFYRYEKVK from the coding sequence ATGAATTTAATTGTTGCAGTAGATAAAAATTGGGCAATCGGCCTGAAAAACAAATTGTTGGTCAGCATTCCGGCAGATATGAAATTTTTCCGTGAGACAACGACAGGAAAAGTTGTGGTAATGGGAAGAAAAACATTGGAGAGCTTTCCAAATGGATTGCCGTTAAAAAACCGCACCAACATCGTGTTAACCCATGATAAAAATTATGCGGTAAACGGAGCCATTATGGTTCATTCTTTGGACGAACTTCACGAGGAGCTAAAAAAATACAACAGCGAGGATATCTATGTCATCGGCGGAGAGGGCGTTTACCGCCAGCTTTTAGATGAGTGCGATGTGGCTCACGTTACCAGAATTGATTACGAATTTGAAGCAGATGCATACTTCCCGAATCTGGATGAAAAACCAGAATGGAAAGTGACAGGAGAGAGCGACGAACAGACCTATTTTAGCCTGGAATACTATTTTTATCGCTATGAAAAAGTAAAATAA
- the thyA gene encoding thymidylate synthase — MSLADKIFVDMCHDILENGCSTEGEKVRPHWEDGTSAYTIKKFGVVNRYDLSKEFPAITLRKTAIKTCTEEMLWIWQRKSNNIHDLKSTVWDEWADEDGSIGKAYGYQLGVKHQYKEGMMDQVDRVIYDLKHNPFSRRIMTNIYVHQDLHEMNLYPCAYSMTFNVTQKKGDDKLTLNAILNQRSQDVLAANNWNVCQYAVLLHMLAQVCDMKVGELVHVIADAHIYDRHVPIIKELIEREQHPAPKFWLNPEIKDFYQFTTDDIKIEDYVTGPQVKNIPIAV; from the coding sequence ATGAGTTTAGCAGATAAAATTTTTGTGGACATGTGCCACGACATCTTAGAAAACGGATGCAGTACCGAAGGAGAGAAGGTACGCCCACATTGGGAGGATGGTACAAGCGCGTACACCATCAAGAAATTTGGTGTGGTAAACCGCTATGATTTGTCAAAAGAATTTCCGGCAATCACATTGCGAAAGACCGCAATCAAGACCTGTACCGAGGAAATGTTATGGATCTGGCAGAGAAAATCCAACAACATCCATGATTTAAAGAGTACTGTCTGGGATGAATGGGCAGACGAAGATGGTTCTATCGGAAAAGCGTATGGTTATCAGCTTGGAGTGAAACACCAGTATAAGGAAGGCATGATGGATCAGGTGGATCGTGTCATTTATGATTTGAAGCATAATCCATTCAGCCGCCGTATTATGACAAATATTTATGTCCATCAGGATCTTCATGAAATGAATTTATACCCATGTGCTTACAGCATGACATTTAATGTGACCCAGAAAAAAGGCGACGACAAACTGACGTTGAATGCAATCTTAAATCAGCGTTCCCAGGACGTGTTAGCTGCAAATAACTGGAATGTGTGTCAGTATGCCGTGTTACTTCATATGTTAGCACAGGTATGTGACATGAAAGTCGGCGAACTGGTTCATGTGATTGCGGACGCGCATATTTACGACCGTCATGTTCCAATCATTAAGGAGCTGATTGAAAGAGAGCAGCACCCGGCACCAAAATTCTGGTTAAATCCGGAAATCAAGGATTTTTACCAGTTTACAACGGACGACATTAAGATAGAAGATTACGTGACAGGACCACAGGTAAAAAATATTCCAATTGCAGTCTAA